The Pseudomonas sp. IB20 region GCGCGCAGGTGTTCGTTGCACAGGTAGCGTTCGCGCAGGCGCTGCATGATCGCGTGGGCTTGGATGCCGCCGTCGTGCATCGGGATGCTCGCGCAGCCCATCAAGTAGCTGTAGCCGCCTTGATTCAACACTTCGGCCAACTCGCCCCACAACACGGCGATGGTGCCGCCGTTGCGGTAGGCCGGGTCGACGCACGTGCGGCCGATCTCCAGGATCGGGCCTTGCAGATGCAGCAGGCCGTGCAGGCTGAATTCTTCTTCGCTGTAGAACCGGCCCAAGGTGCTGGCCGCCTGGTGGTCGAGCAAACGGGTGGTGGCGACCAGTCGACCGCTGTTCAAATCCCGCACGCCAATGTGGCTGCAGTGAACATCATAGTCATCCATGTCCAGACCCAGTTCCGCGCCTTTCAGCTTGGCGTTGAACTCGCCGCTGAACACGTTGAACCGCAGGGCCTGAGCTTCCTGCAGCGCCTGTGCGCCAACCAGGCGTTCGGCTTGCAGACGGCGTTCATTGCCGGTGTCGCTGATGCGGGCGAT contains the following coding sequences:
- the olsB gene encoding L-ornithine N(alpha)-acyltransferase — protein: MTQIARISDTGNERRLQAERLVGAQALQEAQALRFNVFSGEFNAKLKGAELGLDMDDYDVHCSHIGVRDLNSGRLVATTRLLDHQAASTLGRFYSEEEFSLHGLLHLQGPILEIGRTCVDPAYRNGGTIAVLWGELAEVLNQGGYSYLMGCASIPMHDGGIQAHAIMQRLRERYLCNEHLRAEPKKPLPALDLPSNVIAEMPPLLKAYMRLGAKICGEPCWDEDFQVADVFILLKRDELCPRYARHFKAAM